The nucleotide sequence GGAGGCGACGTAGGCCAGCAGCCGGCCGGCCCGGTCGCTGGACGGTTGGAGGAGGACGAACGCGTCGTTGACCTGGGGGTGTCGGGTGAGGCAGCGGCGTACCTCGCCGAGTTCGATGCGATACCCGCGGAGCTTGACCTGCTCGTCCAAGCGGCCAAGGATCTCGAACTCGCCGCGCTGGTTCAGCCGGGCCCGGTCCCCGGTGCGGTACAGCCGCGTCCCGGCGAGCGGCCCGCCCTCGGCGATCACGAACCGGTCCAGCGTCAGGCCGGGGCGCTGGTGGTAACCGGCGGCCACCCCGGCGCCGCCGATGTGCAGCTCGCCAGCGGCACCGATGGGTGCGAGCCCGCGCTGCGGGTCGAGCACGAACATGCTCGCGTTCGCGACCGGGCGCCCGACGCTGATGCGGCTGACGGTCGACTGCGTCTGCGGGTTATACAGGCGCGCCGCAGAGCTGAACACGGTGGTTTCGGTGGGTCCGTACTCGTTGAGCAGGACCGCGTGTGGCAGGTGGGTGGCATGCCCGATCACCAAGTCCGGGGGGCAGGGCTCGCCGCCGACTGCGACGAGACGCAGCGACCGCCCCCACCCGTCGGGGCCGTCGACGAGGTGCCGGTAGAACGAGGGCACCAGGTTGAGGTGGGTGACCGCGTGCTGCTCGACCAGGTGCCGTAGCGCGTTGGGATCGCGGGTTTCGTCATCGGCCGGCGGGAACACCACCGTGCCGCCGAGCGTGAAGGTCCAGAAGATTACCGAGGTGGCCACGTCGAAGATCGGTGGCAGGGTGACCAGGGTGCGCGGCGCCGCAGCCCCGACGAGTGCCGTGCGGGCCTGGATCGCGGCGGCGGCGTTGCCATGGGTGGCCAGGACGGCTTTCGGGGTGCCGGTCGAGCCGGAGGTGTACACGAGGTACGCCGCTGATTGCGGCTCGACCTGCGGCCGGGCGGGTGCCGAGACAGGTTTGACGTCCGGCCGGTCAGCCACGATGAGAGGCAGGTCGAGCCGCCGCAGACCGGCGGCCGTGGCCGCCGTGCAGACCAACGCGACAGGTTGGGCGTCGGCGACGAGCAGGTCCACGCGGGCGGGCGGCTGTTGATCGTCGAGGCACAGGTACACCCCGCCTCGACGCAGGACGGCCAGGCACGCGGCGACCAGCTCCGGCGATCTCGGTACGGCGATCGCCACGATCGCCCCCGCGACCACCCCATGTTGGGCGAGCTGTTGCTCCAGGTGCGCAGAGAGTCGGTCGAGGTCCTGGTATGTGACCTGCCGGTCGCCCTGTACCACCGCCGTCGCGTCAGGTCGCCGGGCGATGTTCGCGTCGGCGCCGCCGTGCAGCGTGGGGTGCGCCACCGCGACCTGCGGGCCTGTCCCGGCGCGCAGAATCGTGGCGTTCTGATCGGGGCCGAGCAGGTCCAGCGCGTCGATTCGCTGGTCCCAGCCCTTGATCATCACGTCGAGGACGTGGCTGAAGTTCGTCAGCAGGGCCTGCGCGGTGGCCCGGTCGAACAGCTCCTCGTCGTATTCCCACAGCACCTGCACTCCGGCGTGCGACAGGCCGGACCCTGCCTCGGGCGGATGCGGCACGCACACGACGTTGAGATCGTTCTTCGCCGACCCGTTGTGCTCGATGACGAGTTCACCGCGCAAGTCGTCGACCTCGAACCGGGGCCGAGGGCTGTCATGGAAGGCGAACATCAGCGAGAACAGCGGATTGCGGGACGGGTCACGCGGCAGCCTCAGCCGCCGGACGATCTCGACCAGCGGGAACTCCTGGTGGTCCTGCGCCTGCAAGATCGTCTGCATCGTGTCCGCGACCACCTGCGACACGGTCCGGTTCCCGGCGATGGATAGCCGCAGCGGCAGCGCGTTGACGAACATGCCCATCACCGGTGCCGTGTTCGGCAGGCGCCGGTTGGACAGCGCCGAGCCGATCACCATGTCGTCCTCGCCGGTGTGCCGCCAGACGAGGGACGCGAAGGCGGCCAGGAACACCCCGAACCGGCTGACCCGATTCTGCGCGCAGAGTGCATCTACGCCGGCGACGGTCGATGCCGGTATCTCGGCACGCAGGCAGCCGCCACGGAAGGCTCGCCGCTGCGGTCGGGGACGATCCGGTTGGAACGTGACGCCCTGCGCCGGGCAGCCGTCGAGCGTGCGCTGCCAGAACCGGCCCTGCTCCGCGAAGTCCTCCGTCGTGGTCCACTCCTGGTACCAGCGGGCGTAGTCCCGATACTGGACCGGCAGCGGCGCGAGGTCGGGCTGCCTGCCCTCGACAGCGGTGCGGTAGACGTCCCGGATCTCCCGCAGCCACAGCACCGCCGACCAGCCGTCGTGCACGAAGTGATGCTCGACCTGCAACAGGCTGAACGACGTCGGCGACAGCCGGTACACGTGCCAGCGCACCAGCGGCAGCGCGCCGACATCGAACCGGCGCCGGGTCTCCCGCTCCACCTCGGCTGCCATGGCCGCGGCGCCCAGCGCCTCACCGACATGGGCCAGGTCGACGACATCGACGCGGACCGGCCACGGCTCGTGGACAACCTGGACCGGCCCGTCCGGGCCGTCGTGAAAGGTCGTGCGCAGGATCTCGTGCCGCGCCACGATGTAGGACAGGGCGGCCTCCAACGCCGGCACGTCCAGTGGGCCGGTCAGCCGCAGCGAGCACTGCGCGTTGTAGGCCAAGCTGCGCGGGGCGAGCTGGTGCAGCACCCAGATCTGCTGTTGCTGGGCGCTCAAGGGCGTAGGACCGTGGGATTGCGTCGCGGCGACCAGTGGTGGCCGACTCCCGGGGATCGCGACCTGAATGTGGGCCGCGATCGCCCGAACGGTGGGCTCGGCGAACATGGCGCTGATCGGCACCTCGACGTTGTACCGGGTGGAGATCATCGCCGCGATCTGGACGAACGCCAGGGAGTTCGCACCTACCTGCGTCAGCGACGTCACCACGCCGACCGCGGAGCGGCCCAGAATGTCGGCGATCTCGACGGCCAGTGACGACTCCAACGGGCTCGCCACCTCGTCTGCCGAGTCACCGGCGGGCGCGGCCGGCTCCGGGAGGCGCGACTCATCGACCTTCCCGGACGGTGTGCGCGGCAACTCGTCCACGACCAGGTACGCCGAGGGCTTCATGTAGGCAGGCAGCCGCTCACTCAGGTAGGCGTCCAGACCGGCGGTGTCCCACCCCTCCCGATCGCCGCCGCCCGGCGCGGTGACCAGGTACGCCACGAGGACGACTCCGCGTCCGGCCGCAGCGGCGCGAACGTACGCCTGGACAACCCCGGGATGGGACATCAAGACCGTTTCGACGTGCCCGGCCTCGACACGGTTACCACCCACCTGGACCTGCCGGTCGATGCGGCCCAGAAACACGCACTCACCGCTGTCGGTCACCTCGACCAGGTCACCGGTGCGGTAGGCCCGCTGCCCGTCGAGCTGGACGAACCGCTGCGCGGTCAACTCGGGCTGATGCAGGTAGCCCAAGGCGAGGTTCGAGCCGGTGATGCACAACTCGCCCCGACCGCCCGAGCGGACCGGATGACCGGCGTCGTCCAGCACGAGGTAGTCGGTGTTGATGATCGGCCGACCGAGCGTCAACGGCGCCCGCCGGCCGGTCTGCCCGTCGTACACGTGCGCGTAGCTCGACCACACGCACGCCTCGGTCGGCCCGTACTCGTTGTACAAGGATGTGGAGGGCAGCAACTCGGCATGCCGGTCGATCAGAACCTCACTCCACCGCTCGCTGCCGATCATCACCGCCAACAGCCCGGTCGGCGGAGCTGCGGCGGCGCGCTGCAAGAACGGCGCGTACAGCGACGCCGCGTAGACCAGATGCGTGATGTTTTCGTCTCGTACCAGGGCCAGCGTGGCGCCGACGTCGCGCAGCCGCGAGTCGGCGACCACCAGCGTGCCGCCCGACAGCAACGCCCACCACAGCACC is from Micromonospora sp. WMMD1102 and encodes:
- a CDS encoding non-ribosomal peptide synthetase encodes the protein MLIDLGGHLGSAWRAIAASHADRPALRYKGRTTTYSEVDEASRAVAAALVTPLGETTGSVPLVAVVLEASVEFVCTVLGVVRSGAAYLPLDVDMPDDYLLDVLRQARPALVVTTSDRAARLGTSGAPVVTYDTLASTNRNDPVDASPRAVDPAYVIYTSGSTGRPKGVVVTHRALLNSTGARTLAYGIPERVPLVHSVAFDLASGVLWWALLSGGTLVVADSRLRDVGATLALVRDENITHLVYAASLYAPFLQRAAAAPPTGLLAVMIGSERWSEVLIDRHAELLPSTSLYNEYGPTEACVWSSYAHVYDGQTGRRAPLTLGRPIINTDYLVLDDAGHPVRSGGRGELCITGSNLALGYLHQPELTAQRFVQLDGQRAYRTGDLVEVTDSGECVFLGRIDRQVQVGGNRVEAGHVETVLMSHPGVVQAYVRAAAAGRGVVLVAYLVTAPGGGDREGWDTAGLDAYLSERLPAYMKPSAYLVVDELPRTPSGKVDESRLPEPAAPAGDSADEVASPLESSLAVEIADILGRSAVGVVTSLTQVGANSLAFVQIAAMISTRYNVEVPISAMFAEPTVRAIAAHIQVAIPGSRPPLVAATQSHGPTPLSAQQQQIWVLHQLAPRSLAYNAQCSLRLTGPLDVPALEAALSYIVARHEILRTTFHDGPDGPVQVVHEPWPVRVDVVDLAHVGEALGAAAMAAEVERETRRRFDVGALPLVRWHVYRLSPTSFSLLQVEHHFVHDGWSAVLWLREIRDVYRTAVEGRQPDLAPLPVQYRDYARWYQEWTTTEDFAEQGRFWQRTLDGCPAQGVTFQPDRPRPQRRAFRGGCLRAEIPASTVAGVDALCAQNRVSRFGVFLAAFASLVWRHTGEDDMVIGSALSNRRLPNTAPVMGMFVNALPLRLSIAGNRTVSQVVADTMQTILQAQDHQEFPLVEIVRRLRLPRDPSRNPLFSLMFAFHDSPRPRFEVDDLRGELVIEHNGSAKNDLNVVCVPHPPEAGSGLSHAGVQVLWEYDEELFDRATAQALLTNFSHVLDVMIKGWDQRIDALDLLGPDQNATILRAGTGPQVAVAHPTLHGGADANIARRPDATAVVQGDRQVTYQDLDRLSAHLEQQLAQHGVVAGAIVAIAVPRSPELVAACLAVLRRGGVYLCLDDQQPPARVDLLVADAQPVALVCTAATAAGLRRLDLPLIVADRPDVKPVSAPARPQVEPQSAAYLVYTSGSTGTPKAVLATHGNAAAAIQARTALVGAAAPRTLVTLPPIFDVATSVIFWTFTLGGTVVFPPADDETRDPNALRHLVEQHAVTHLNLVPSFYRHLVDGPDGWGRSLRLVAVGGEPCPPDLVIGHATHLPHAVLLNEYGPTETTVFSSAARLYNPQTQSTVSRISVGRPVANASMFVLDPQRGLAPIGAAGELHIGGAGVAAGYHQRPGLTLDRFVIAEGGPLAGTRLYRTGDRARLNQRGEFEILGRLDEQVKLRGYRIELGEVRRCLTRHPQVNDAFVLLQPSSDRAGRLLAYVASDQPADHLVTQLRGWVTDRLPNYMVPASYTVLPELPRTSTGKIDPSRLPAPREHAETAPPGRTATEREARLITLVREVLGTSASPSDDFFALGGDSLQAIRLANRARAHGMRLTAAQVLQARTVETMAALMVSTAAGATAVRRPPGTVIDLTPIQGWFFAQRFANPHHFNQARLYQIAPDTPQPALLEALVWTLARHDAFRTRFRRDGHTWVAFLQDDPVRIEQRVLSGPAEQHLAQELNELQRSLNIEDGPLFRTVVFSRPGSPQRWLYLVAHHLIIDAVSWDILGEDIESACRRLALGEPLPDQPAPGLPELSPPGAPADTELGYWQGLLDQPKPTFGTDQPTEPAPVGHLRHTARKLTPHATHHLLHDAPRLYSSTTESILLAALAQALAPLSDRPGLYTFVEGHGRDGDLPADGVVGWLTNLYPILLAPPQGDSLLDWAAAFGQQLAQVPAGGATFGRARYLEPDSSLGTLLSKLDLPKVTVNYLGQTTTVNGRGVLRSSPLDTSQAISPSNVLPTPLHVTFAIDRGTLQARFSYDEGVWADAIESVADRFVASLEHTARAVPLTDRWHEATAQPHWLVHPVGGAVDWYAPLARALAPEQSCYGLPYDRDDNARDIPMLAAAYLDRIRSVQPAGPYRLTGWSFGAVVAYEIARRLEQDGQSVRLTLLDPVVPFDRAGDAAALVAQVSTLAPHLDQATLVTAVDTTKNLPPLARAQVLAEQLGLTGPEPEHALAQQRLDIIVRNHAALTSWQPEGSVQNLLLILSAQTAARQMEALAGWQDLARTCVGVEVVPGDHQTMLTGPGLKEIEEHLRAPLQDPHGEGR